A genome region from Camelina sativa cultivar DH55 chromosome 10, Cs, whole genome shotgun sequence includes the following:
- the LOC104719589 gene encoding transcription factor PRE1 isoform X2, which translates to MSNRRSSRQSSSAPRISDDQMIDLVTKLRQILPEIGQRRRSDKVSASKVLQETCNYIRSLNREVDNLSERLSQLLESVDEDSPEAAVIRSLLM; encoded by the exons ATGTCTAACAGAAGATCATCAAGACAATCTTCAAGTGCTCCAAGGATATCCGATGATCAAATGATCGACCTAGTAACTAAGCTCCGTCAGATTTTGCCGGAGATTGGTCAACGACGTCGCTCGGATAAG gtATCAGCCTCGAAAGTGTTGCAAGAGACATGCAACTACATACGAAGCTTGAACAGAGAAGTTGACAACCTCAGCGAGCGTTTGTCTCAGCTTCTCGAATCTGTCGATGAAGATAGCCCTGAAGCCGCCGTTATTAGAAGCCTCCTCATGtaa